The following coding sequences lie in one Synechococcus sp. PCC 7336 genomic window:
- the galE gene encoding UDP-glucose 4-epimerase GalE, translated as MPEKILVTGGAGYIGAHVTKVLLEAGYDAIVLDNLSNGRGDFVPDGRLVVGDIGNRAFLNHLFAAHSFAAVCHLAASIQVGESTLLPSLYYRNNVANTLTLLDAMVAANVKQLVFPSTCAVYGAPSIQPIPESHPLNPISPYGATKLMVERILQDYSRAFELQSAILRFFNAAGAAPDGSIGEAHEPETHLIPIAIEAALGLRSHLKIFGDDYNTPDGTCVRDYVHVMDLAEAFKLSLRYLQREQTSLTLNLGNMQGFSVKEVAETVMQVSGRSFDVRVAPRRAGDPPLLVGSNQRAAEMLGWTPRYSDLNTIVRHAWQWHSGERLPVPNPLPPSAISNNLLGLPY; from the coding sequence ATGCCAGAAAAAATCCTAGTCACAGGTGGTGCAGGCTACATTGGCGCTCACGTCACGAAAGTCTTGTTGGAGGCAGGCTATGACGCGATCGTTCTCGATAATTTGTCGAACGGTCGCGGAGACTTTGTCCCGGACGGACGCCTGGTGGTGGGGGATATCGGCAATAGGGCGTTTCTCAATCATTTATTTGCAGCCCATTCCTTTGCCGCTGTCTGCCATCTAGCCGCATCCATTCAAGTGGGAGAATCCACCCTTTTGCCCAGTCTGTACTATCGCAACAATGTCGCCAACACCCTGACATTGCTAGACGCGATGGTAGCGGCCAACGTCAAACAGTTGGTCTTCCCCTCCACCTGCGCCGTCTACGGTGCCCCCAGCATTCAACCCATCCCCGAATCCCACCCCCTCAACCCCATCAGCCCCTACGGAGCGACCAAGTTGATGGTGGAGCGCATCCTGCAAGATTACAGCCGAGCCTTCGAGCTCCAGTCGGCGATTCTGCGCTTTTTTAACGCGGCTGGGGCTGCCCCCGACGGCAGCATCGGCGAAGCCCACGAGCCAGAAACCCATCTGATTCCGATCGCGATCGAAGCCGCCCTCGGCCTACGATCGCACCTGAAAATCTTTGGGGACGACTACAACACCCCTGACGGCACCTGCGTGCGCGATTACGTCCACGTGATGGATTTAGCCGAGGCATTCAAACTCTCGCTGCGCTATCTCCAGCGAGAACAGACTTCCCTAACCTTGAATTTGGGCAATATGCAGGGCTTCTCTGTGAAGGAAGTTGCCGAGACCGTCATGCAGGTGTCCGGGCGATCGTTTGACGTTCGAGTTGCCCCCCGTCGGGCGGGAGATCCCCCCTTGCTGGTGGGCAGCAACCAACGCGCCGCTGAAATGTTGGGCTGGACCCCTCGCTATAGCGATTTGAATACGATTGTTCGCCATGCTTGGCAGTGGCACAGTGGCGAGAGATTGCCTGTTCCAAATCCGCTGCCCCCGAGTGCAATATCTAACAACCTCTTAGGTCTTCCCTACTGA
- a CDS encoding sulfotransferase family protein, whose protein sequence is MNKIFGIGMPKTATTSLHNALKMLNYRSIHFVRDRKTVAELRSENYRLSILDRYDAISDAPIPAIFKQLDECWPNSKFILTVRSLDKWIDSCRSAPFNSDKAVPSSNHYRHYYRTLIYGQTTFDESVFARAYQSHNDRVRSYFSGNKALQLLVMDITKGDGWEKLCPFLNVSIPERDFPRSNSRKFDPLTLNPANISHNLKKVMWYCRKRLPQA, encoded by the coding sequence ATGAACAAGATCTTCGGAATTGGCATGCCCAAAACAGCAACCACCAGCTTGCATAATGCCCTAAAAATGCTTAATTATCGCTCAATTCATTTCGTTCGCGATCGGAAAACAGTAGCTGAACTTAGATCGGAGAACTACCGCCTATCGATCCTCGATCGCTACGATGCCATCTCTGACGCCCCTATTCCAGCTATTTTCAAACAGTTAGATGAATGCTGGCCCAATTCAAAGTTTATTCTCACAGTTCGTAGCCTAGATAAGTGGATCGATTCATGTAGAAGCGCCCCCTTTAATTCAGACAAGGCAGTGCCTAGCAGCAACCACTACCGTCATTATTATCGTACTTTGATATACGGCCAGACGACCTTTGACGAATCCGTGTTTGCCCGAGCATACCAGTCCCACAACGATCGGGTTCGTAGCTATTTCTCTGGAAATAAGGCATTGCAATTGCTTGTCATGGACATTACAAAAGGAGACGGATGGGAGAAGCTTTGTCCTTTTTTAAATGTTTCAATTCCCGAGCGAGACTTTCCCCGTTCAAATTCAAGAAAGTTCGATCCCCTAACCTTAAATCCAGCCAACATCTCCCACAATCTCAAGAAAGTAATGTGGTACTGTCGCAAACGCCTGCCGCAAGCTTGA
- a CDS encoding Gfo/Idh/MocA family protein, whose translation MNIAFVGCGFVADYYAKTLKNHPQLRLLGVMDRDRDRAVQFSDRYAVPVYETLADLLNDDRIDIVLNLTNPDSHYEVSKASLEAGKHVYSEKPLATDMTQAQELVAIAEDRRLCLSSAPCSLLGETAQSIWKALRENHIGQVRLVYAEMDDGLVHRMPYRKWYSDSGIPWPYKDEFEVGCTLEHAGYYVTWLAAFFGPALSVSAFSSCLVPDKQTDIPLDRNAPDFSVACIKFASGVVARLTCSIVAPRDRSLHIVGDEGILSTKDCWDYRSPVQIQRRIKIRRKMMLAPWKETLPLARPASRRHRSNVSQVMDFCRGVAEMADAIGQNRPQRLSARYSLHINEIVLAIHNALDTGASYPLQTSFEPILPMDWASSPAVTEPRSPYPFKLFQKQLELLRA comes from the coding sequence GTGAATATTGCCTTTGTTGGATGCGGCTTTGTGGCCGATTACTACGCCAAAACCCTCAAGAATCATCCCCAGCTCCGTCTATTGGGCGTGATGGATCGCGATCGCGATCGGGCCGTTCAGTTTAGCGATCGCTATGCCGTACCGGTCTACGAAACCCTCGCGGATCTGTTAAACGACGATCGCATCGACATCGTTCTCAATCTCACCAACCCCGACAGCCACTACGAAGTGTCTAAAGCCAGCCTGGAAGCGGGCAAACACGTCTACTCCGAAAAGCCGCTAGCCACAGACATGACCCAGGCACAGGAACTGGTGGCGATCGCCGAAGATCGCAGACTCTGCCTCTCCTCCGCCCCCTGCAGCCTACTGGGAGAAACCGCCCAAAGCATCTGGAAAGCCCTGCGAGAAAACCACATCGGTCAGGTGCGCCTCGTCTATGCCGAAATGGATGACGGGCTCGTGCATCGAATGCCCTACCGCAAGTGGTATAGCGACTCGGGCATCCCTTGGCCCTATAAGGATGAATTTGAAGTGGGTTGCACCCTCGAACATGCCGGATATTACGTCACCTGGCTAGCCGCCTTCTTCGGCCCCGCCCTCTCCGTATCTGCCTTCTCCTCCTGCCTCGTCCCCGACAAACAAACCGATATCCCCCTCGATCGCAACGCCCCCGACTTCTCCGTTGCCTGCATCAAATTTGCCTCCGGCGTCGTTGCCCGTCTCACTTGCAGCATCGTCGCCCCCCGCGATCGCTCCCTGCACATTGTTGGCGACGAGGGTATTCTCTCCACAAAAGATTGCTGGGATTATCGCTCCCCCGTGCAGATTCAACGCCGCATCAAGATCCGCCGAAAAATGATGCTCGCCCCCTGGAAAGAGACCCTGCCGCTGGCGAGACCGGCGAGCCGCCGCCATCGTTCTAACGTCTCGCAAGTCATGGACTTTTGCCGGGGGGTGGCTGAAATGGCCGACGCGATCGGCCAAAACCGCCCCCAGCGCCTGTCTGCTCGCTATTCCCTTCACATCAACGAAATTGTGCTGGCCATTCACAACGCCCTAGACACTGGAGCCTCCTATCCATTGCAAACTAGCTTCGAACCTATTCTCCCGATGGATTGGGCCAGCTCTCCTGCGGTCACAGAACCGCGATCGCCTTACCCATTCAAGCTATTCCAAAAGCAGCTCGAACTTCTAAGAGCTTAG
- a CDS encoding sulfotransferase: MSMPNFLIIGAAKSGTTALYQYLNRHPEIYMSPHKEPRFFAFEDRPLEFRGPNQRDINDDTITDLTTYQSLFEGVSNEVAIGEASTAYLAVPEAADRIHQHIPNAKLIAILRQPADRAYSSYLHLKRDNHEPYADFGRALQAEPKRRAQNWEFLWRYKELGFYFQQLQRYYSKFDRDRIRVYLYEDLCSDAIGLVKNICQFLGVSDAFTLDTSSKHNPSGIPKNRGVYNYLLKENDPLKTIVKTFLPESVRRPIVNSLIQRSLHKPQLSPQLRHQLMQEYRQDIFQLQELIQRDLSHWLA, translated from the coding sequence ATGTCAATGCCAAACTTCCTGATTATCGGAGCAGCCAAATCCGGCACAACAGCTCTCTACCAATATCTCAACCGACATCCAGAGATCTATATGAGCCCCCACAAAGAACCCAGGTTTTTTGCCTTTGAGGATCGACCTTTAGAGTTTAGGGGTCCGAATCAACGCGACATTAACGACGACACCATTACAGACTTAACCACTTATCAATCCCTGTTTGAGGGGGTCTCCAACGAAGTGGCGATCGGGGAGGCATCTACTGCCTATCTTGCCGTTCCCGAGGCCGCCGATCGCATCCACCAGCACATCCCCAACGCCAAACTGATTGCCATCTTGCGCCAGCCCGCCGATCGCGCCTACTCCAGCTACCTCCACCTCAAACGAGACAACCACGAACCCTATGCCGACTTCGGTCGAGCCCTGCAGGCGGAACCCAAGCGCAGGGCACAAAATTGGGAATTTCTCTGGCGTTACAAAGAATTGGGCTTTTATTTCCAACAACTGCAGCGGTATTACAGCAAATTCGATCGCGATCGCATTCGAGTGTATCTCTACGAGGATCTGTGTAGCGACGCGATCGGCTTAGTTAAAAATATTTGTCAGTTTTTAGGGGTTAGCGATGCCTTTACTCTCGACACCTCGTCCAAACATAACCCTTCAGGAATTCCCAAAAATCGCGGCGTCTATAACTATCTTCTGAAAGAGAACGACCCCCTCAAAACGATTGTCAAAACCTTCCTGCCAGAATCCGTCCGTCGCCCTATTGTCAATAGTCTGATTCAGCGCAGCTTGCACAAGCCTCAGCTCTCGCCTCAATTGCGACATCAACTCATGCAAGAGTATCGCCAGGATATTTTCCAACTCCAGGAATTGATTCAGCGCGATTTAAGCCACTGGCTGGCCTAA
- a CDS encoding sulfotransferase domain-containing protein, translating into MIDTLSLHSAQHSSAAAAAPASPLNYVLIAGPGRSGTTWLCQILNTYEHCLLKYEPFLSAKPSPYTDWKDDLARGEVRELRDRFDALCRDCHMAVDLPPFPAKSFRQQSSQLLHLLFGAGKRLDALKFLYETYGRVPLTSATPVLIKEVNFPSYLFPKLCEVLNPMTISTVRNPFATLASFLKGRELGLHSHNDRSQLMARVRQGIDSLAGVYLSEYRDRLADLSETQLHTLNWRLLAEPLVDYTLRNPRAGVLVYEDLCRDPQATVASLFEFLGWELGAATRAFVDRTRAGDRKFRSQSKAYFSVYRDSKTTLDKWQKQLSKQQKDDIASIVRDSPLMVMWPQLELSV; encoded by the coding sequence GTGATAGACACGCTTTCCCTTCACTCCGCGCAGCATTCATCAGCCGCTGCCGCCGCCCCTGCTTCCCCACTCAACTACGTTCTGATTGCAGGACCGGGGCGATCGGGCACCACTTGGCTGTGCCAAATCCTCAACACCTACGAACATTGCCTGCTCAAATACGAGCCGTTTCTGTCGGCGAAACCCTCCCCCTACACCGACTGGAAGGATGACTTGGCCCGTGGAGAGGTGCGGGAACTGCGCGATCGCTTTGATGCCCTCTGCCGCGACTGTCACATGGCGGTCGATCTGCCCCCTTTCCCCGCCAAAAGCTTTCGCCAGCAAAGCTCCCAACTGCTACACCTCTTGTTCGGCGCGGGCAAGCGTCTCGACGCACTCAAATTTCTCTACGAAACTTACGGGCGCGTTCCTTTGACCTCCGCCACGCCTGTCTTGATTAAAGAGGTCAACTTCCCCAGCTATTTGTTCCCAAAGCTGTGCGAAGTGCTCAATCCCATGACGATCTCCACCGTTCGCAATCCCTTCGCCACCCTCGCGTCATTTCTTAAGGGTCGAGAACTGGGCTTGCACTCCCACAACGATCGCTCCCAACTGATGGCCCGAGTCCGTCAGGGCATCGACAGTTTGGCGGGGGTGTATCTGAGCGAATATCGCGATCGCCTTGCAGACTTGTCCGAAACCCAACTGCATACCCTCAACTGGCGACTGCTGGCGGAACCCCTGGTTGATTACACCCTACGGAACCCTCGTGCTGGAGTGCTGGTGTACGAAGACCTCTGCCGAGACCCTCAAGCCACTGTCGCATCTCTGTTTGAATTCCTCGGTTGGGAACTCGGAGCAGCCACCCGAGCGTTCGTCGATCGAACCCGTGCTGGCGATCGCAAATTCCGCAGCCAGTCCAAGGCTTATTTCAGCGTGTATCGCGACAGTAAAACTACGCTAGATAAGTGGCAAAAGCAGCTTTCAAAGCAACAGAAAGACGACATCGCCTCAATTGTTCGGGACTCGCCGCTGATGGTGATGTGGCCCCAGCTAGAACTGTCTGTCTAA
- a CDS encoding polysaccharide biosynthesis tyrosine autokinase — protein sequence MSAELRHEDIELEEYWLVLKRHWKPAIAVFLSLPVLTAAAIVLQTPAYEAEGKLLVEVDRTASLTGLGGTLGEVDTLGLQNNPADTQLEILRSVTVVQETIAELGLQTEEGEPLSYATFVRNLSTDSVLGTDAIAVSYLSPDPQMAARVANKLMEVYLENNVRANQAAAAAARQFIETQLPRSEATVNEAEAALRAFKEEHGILDLQQEANATVGTLNALKGQAAQLNIQLAAMARRAEALRNQLGLSFEGALEVVDVARSPGVNDALAQVQDIQADLAVERARFRSDSPVVLGLQAELEQLQQLLDTRVAERLTHGTTAAVGGLQLSDLRTNLIGEFVRAEIERQSLSSQIAAVNATLAANRERASSLPELEQSQRELERRLQAAQSTYEALLGRLREVQAAENQTIGNARVISAALPPTSPTGRNGKLLVAGAGVAGGLLAIATAFALDLLDPSVKTARDIKKLFAYRSLATIPDLDSLQLDPRQPLFQLAGGDRSSAPASFTPASAAYHALQTNLNFAQLDNAPQIIAVTSALPQEGKTTVAANLASVMAQNRYRTLSIDGDLFRPAQHEIWQLDGGIGLRQVLQGSAQLSQVIQPVSPHLDVLAMGDRPSPPTLDYRKFRSMLAVLSRHYDRIVLDSPPLLATADAGILASMADGALVVVRPGLLDVASASAANDYLVNSNISVLGLVANGLAQAADLYTYYYPPHLTGTQLQASRANPSDRCQAVKTGQLFAKIEHFH from the coding sequence GTGTCTGCCGAACTGCGTCACGAAGACATCGAACTAGAAGAATATTGGCTGGTGCTGAAACGCCACTGGAAGCCCGCGATCGCGGTGTTTCTGTCTCTACCGGTTCTCACTGCCGCAGCGATTGTGCTGCAGACCCCCGCGTACGAGGCCGAGGGGAAGCTATTGGTGGAAGTGGATCGAACAGCCTCGCTGACGGGCTTGGGGGGGACATTGGGGGAAGTGGACACGCTGGGATTGCAGAATAATCCGGCTGATACTCAACTGGAAATTTTGCGATCGGTCACTGTGGTGCAAGAGACCATTGCCGAGCTGGGCTTGCAAACAGAAGAAGGCGAACCGCTCTCTTACGCCACATTTGTGCGCAATCTCTCCACTGACTCCGTGCTCGGTACGGATGCGATCGCCGTCAGCTACCTCAGCCCCGACCCGCAAATGGCTGCGCGGGTGGCAAACAAACTGATGGAGGTCTATCTCGAAAACAACGTTCGAGCCAACCAAGCCGCCGCTGCCGCCGCCCGCCAATTTATTGAAACTCAGTTACCCCGCAGCGAAGCCACCGTGAATGAAGCAGAAGCAGCGCTGCGGGCATTTAAAGAGGAGCACGGCATCTTAGACCTGCAGCAGGAAGCCAATGCAACGGTGGGAACGCTGAATGCCCTCAAGGGTCAGGCGGCTCAGCTCAATATCCAGTTGGCAGCGATGGCGCGGCGAGCGGAAGCCTTGCGCAACCAGCTCGGACTCTCCTTCGAAGGCGCCCTCGAAGTGGTGGATGTGGCCCGTTCCCCCGGCGTGAACGACGCCCTGGCGCAAGTGCAAGACATCCAAGCGGACTTAGCCGTCGAACGCGCCCGCTTCCGCAGCGATAGCCCCGTAGTTCTGGGCTTGCAGGCCGAGCTGGAGCAGTTGCAGCAACTGTTAGATACCCGCGTAGCCGAGCGACTGACCCACGGGACGACCGCCGCTGTCGGGGGATTGCAACTGAGCGATCTGCGCACCAATCTGATTGGGGAATTCGTGCGAGCGGAAATCGAACGCCAGTCCCTCAGCAGCCAAATTGCCGCAGTCAATGCCACTCTAGCCGCCAACCGCGAACGGGCTAGCAGCCTGCCCGAACTGGAGCAAAGCCAACGGGAGTTGGAGCGCCGACTGCAGGCCGCGCAAAGCACCTACGAGGCACTACTCGGTCGCCTGCGGGAAGTGCAAGCTGCCGAGAACCAAACCATTGGTAATGCCCGCGTGATTTCTGCCGCACTGCCGCCCACCAGTCCTACGGGTCGCAATGGCAAGTTGTTGGTGGCAGGGGCAGGGGTGGCCGGTGGCTTATTGGCGATCGCCACTGCCTTCGCCCTCGACCTGCTGGACCCATCCGTTAAAACTGCCCGCGATATCAAAAAACTATTTGCCTATCGGTCTTTGGCGACCATTCCCGATCTAGACTCCCTCCAGCTCGATCCTCGCCAACCTTTATTTCAACTGGCAGGCGGCGATCGCTCTTCTGCGCCTGCTTCCTTCACCCCTGCGAGTGCTGCCTACCACGCCCTGCAAACCAACCTCAACTTTGCTCAACTGGACAATGCCCCCCAAATCATTGCCGTGACCAGCGCCCTGCCGCAGGAGGGGAAAACCACCGTCGCGGCTAACCTCGCCAGCGTCATGGCCCAAAACCGCTATCGTACCCTCTCGATCGACGGCGATCTCTTCCGCCCCGCACAGCACGAGATCTGGCAGTTGGATGGCGGCATCGGTTTGAGACAGGTCTTGCAGGGGAGTGCCCAACTGTCACAAGTGATTCAACCGGTCTCGCCCCATCTGGATGTGCTGGCAATGGGCGATCGCCCCAGCCCCCCTACGCTCGACTACCGCAAATTCAGATCGATGTTAGCCGTCCTCTCCCGCCACTACGATCGCATCGTTTTGGACAGTCCGCCCCTACTCGCCACCGCCGATGCGGGCATTTTGGCGAGCATGGCCGATGGGGCGTTGGTTGTGGTCCGTCCCGGCCTGCTGGATGTCGCCAGCGCCAGCGCTGCCAATGATTACTTGGTGAATTCCAATATCTCTGTTTTGGGTTTGGTGGCGAACGGGCTCGCGCAAGCTGCCGATCTGTACACCTACTATTACCCTCCCCACCTGACGGGCACTCAATTGCAAGCTTCGCGAGCGAACCCCAGCGATCGCTGCCAAGCCGTAAAAACGGGTCAGTTGTTTGCCAAAATCGAGCATTTTCATTGA
- a CDS encoding sugar transferase, with amino-acid sequence MKPISSPKLARDSPIAAISSRSGRQTPQICWNVAGIHPAASSGLKRTLDLIGSSVGLLLTSILFVPIAIAIKLDSPGPILFSQRRCGLQGKPFRLWKFRSMVRDAEGLKHLVKNEAEGHIFKSKCDPRTTRIGRFLRRTSLDELPQFWNVWRGEMSLIGTRPPTLEEVSQYEPHHFLRLRVKPGITGEWQVYGRSQVRDFEDIVALDLRYQQRWSIGYDLNLLLKTFWIVLQQKGAC; translated from the coding sequence ATGAAACCCATTTCATCCCCAAAACTGGCCCGAGATTCCCCCATCGCAGCCATCTCGTCGAGGTCTGGCCGTCAGACCCCACAGATATGCTGGAACGTCGCAGGGATTCACCCAGCCGCGAGCAGCGGGCTCAAACGAACCCTCGATCTGATCGGTTCTTCAGTCGGCCTATTGCTCACATCGATCTTATTTGTCCCCATTGCGATCGCCATTAAGCTAGACAGTCCCGGCCCCATTCTCTTTTCGCAGCGGCGATGTGGCCTGCAGGGAAAGCCCTTCCGATTGTGGAAGTTTCGCTCGATGGTTCGGGATGCAGAGGGCCTCAAGCATCTCGTCAAAAATGAAGCAGAAGGCCATATTTTCAAAAGTAAATGCGATCCTCGCACCACCCGAATTGGACGTTTTTTACGTCGCACTAGCCTGGACGAATTGCCGCAGTTTTGGAATGTTTGGCGCGGGGAAATGAGTTTAATTGGCACACGTCCCCCCACCCTAGAAGAAGTCAGCCAATACGAACCCCATCACTTTCTCAGACTGCGGGTCAAGCCCGGAATTACAGGGGAATGGCAGGTTTACGGGCGATCGCAGGTGCGAGATTTCGAAGACATTGTGGCACTAGATTTGCGCTACCAACAGCGATGGTCCATCGGGTACGACCTCAACCTCCTGCTCAAAACCTTTTGGATTGTCCTACAACAAAAAGGAGCCTGTTAA
- a CDS encoding WecB/TagA/CpsF family glycosyltransferase: MEQVKILNASLDNIYSHQLLENLRHGGSVFTLNVDHLMKLQKDWEFYRAYTSATYRVCDSQILKYASTLLGQPIREKISGSDLLPSYIRHYQNDPSVTLFLLGAGSGVAEITRHRVNEMTGRMMVVDVYSPSYSFENNPGECQEIIERINRSRATTLAIGLGAPKQEIWIYKNRHRLTGIKVFLAIGAALDFEAGTQQRSPRWMSESGLEWLHRLMSEPKRLWKRYLWESLPLFWLLPLQMLQLYRPPERLGLAAKTAIASQNCDRLLYRAGLLSPQQLAIAQQLQADYPHLKCGEIIGIKGWLSKQTVDFFAHRLPQLASDMRQRPLGEYLRQAGLLNEGQIRHLLEEHKHYRIGFGELAIRKGWVSRTTVDFFLRYVAPECETLPYAAFSTPPLLSA, from the coding sequence ATGGAACAAGTCAAGATCCTCAATGCTTCTCTGGACAATATTTATAGCCATCAATTGCTAGAAAACCTGCGACACGGCGGCTCGGTTTTCACGCTGAATGTCGATCACCTGATGAAGCTTCAAAAGGATTGGGAATTTTATCGAGCCTATACATCTGCCACCTATCGCGTCTGCGACAGTCAAATCCTCAAGTATGCCTCGACTCTATTGGGTCAGCCAATCCGAGAAAAAATCTCGGGTTCAGACCTCCTGCCATCTTATATTCGACACTACCAAAACGACCCAAGTGTCACGCTATTTTTGCTCGGGGCTGGGTCTGGAGTCGCCGAGATTACTCGACATAGAGTGAACGAGATGACAGGTCGAATGATGGTCGTCGATGTCTACTCTCCATCCTATAGTTTTGAAAATAATCCTGGCGAGTGTCAGGAAATTATTGAGCGGATTAACCGTTCGAGAGCAACTACTTTAGCGATCGGATTGGGCGCACCCAAGCAAGAGATCTGGATCTACAAGAATCGCCACAGATTGACTGGCATTAAAGTATTTCTAGCCATTGGTGCCGCGTTAGATTTTGAGGCAGGAACCCAGCAGCGATCGCCCCGCTGGATGAGTGAGAGCGGTTTGGAATGGCTACACCGCCTGATGAGCGAGCCCAAACGATTGTGGAAGCGATATTTGTGGGAAAGTCTGCCACTGTTCTGGTTGTTGCCCCTACAAATGCTGCAACTCTACCGACCCCCCGAACGCCTCGGCCTCGCGGCGAAAACTGCGATCGCCTCTCAAAACTGCGATCGCCTGCTCTATCGAGCTGGCCTACTGTCCCCCCAACAACTGGCGATCGCCCAACAGCTCCAGGCAGACTATCCCCACCTCAAATGTGGCGAAATTATCGGTATCAAAGGCTGGCTCAGCAAACAAACCGTGGACTTTTTCGCCCATCGGCTACCCCAGCTCGCCTCGGACATGCGCCAGCGACCGTTAGGGGAATACCTCAGGCAAGCCGGTCTCCTGAACGAGGGGCAAATCCGCCACCTGCTAGAGGAACACAAACATTACCGGATTGGCTTTGGAGAGTTGGCGATCCGTAAGGGCTGGGTGTCGAGAACGACCGTGGATTTCTTTCTGCGGTATGTCGCCCCCGAATGCGAAACACTCCCCTACGCTGCCTTTTCCACCCCACCGTTATTGTCTGCTTAA
- a CDS encoding glycosyltransferase — protein MRLAYLTGEYPRATDTFIQREVETLRELGAEVLTCSVRPTGSEHWVGPEQRAERERTFYILPGNPLELAIAHLQLAIANPRRYWQALRLAIAICPPGLRGVLYQLFYFAEAGLLARHLQREAVRHLHNHFADSSCTVAMLAAELAGIRFSFTLHGPYVFFEPHRWRIDIKIAKSLFVCCISHFCRSQAMLFSTPDCWDKLHVVHCGVDPSEFRPADRDRLGRHLLYVGRLDAAKGLPVLFDSLAALKERHPDLLLTVVGDGGDRPQLEARVRQLGIREQVRFVGYKSRLEVRQCLQESDLLVLPSFAEGVPVVLMEAMAAGLPVVATRIAGISELVDDGESGYLVPPGDALALGNRISTLLGDDRLRSRLGAAGRAKVAAEFDIAREVAWLYRVMGSRLAGQAEPLRPEGDRQVEVLQPLGRGV, from the coding sequence ATGCGTCTTGCCTACCTCACTGGAGAATATCCCCGCGCCACTGACACCTTTATCCAGCGGGAAGTGGAAACCCTGCGCGAGCTGGGGGCTGAAGTATTGACCTGTTCTGTCCGCCCCACCGGCAGCGAGCATTGGGTGGGGCCAGAGCAAAGGGCCGAGCGGGAACGGACGTTTTACATCCTGCCGGGCAATCCCTTGGAACTGGCGATCGCTCACCTGCAGTTGGCGATCGCCAATCCTCGACGCTACTGGCAAGCACTGCGGCTGGCGATCGCCATTTGTCCTCCCGGCCTGCGGGGAGTCCTGTACCAACTGTTCTATTTCGCCGAGGCGGGATTGCTGGCCCGTCACCTCCAGCGGGAGGCCGTCCGACACCTGCACAACCATTTCGCCGATTCCAGTTGCACCGTGGCTATGCTCGCTGCCGAGTTGGCGGGCATTCGCTTTAGCTTCACCCTGCACGGCCCTTACGTCTTTTTCGAACCCCACCGCTGGCGCATCGACATCAAGATTGCCAAGTCTCTGTTTGTCTGCTGCATCAGTCACTTCTGTCGCAGCCAAGCGATGTTGTTTTCCACTCCCGACTGTTGGGACAAACTGCACGTCGTTCACTGTGGGGTGGACCCGAGCGAGTTTCGTCCCGCAGATCGCGATCGCCTCGGTCGGCATCTACTCTATGTGGGTCGCCTAGACGCTGCCAAAGGGTTACCCGTGTTATTTGACAGTCTTGCTGCTTTGAAAGAACGCCACCCCGATCTGCTGTTAACGGTGGTTGGGGATGGCGGCGATCGCCCCCAATTAGAGGCCAGGGTTCGGCAGTTGGGAATTCGCGAACAGGTTCGGTTTGTGGGATACAAGTCGCGATTGGAGGTGCGGCAGTGCTTGCAAGAGTCGGACCTGTTGGTGTTGCCCAGTTTTGCGGAAGGGGTGCCGGTGGTGTTGATGGAGGCAATGGCAGCGGGATTGCCGGTGGTGGCAACGCGGATTGCCGGCATTAGCGAGTTGGTGGATGACGGCGAGAGTGGATATTTGGTGCCGCCAGGGGATGCGCTGGCGTTGGGCAATCGCATCTCCACGCTGTTGGGGGACGATCGGTTGCGATCGCGGCTGGGAGCGGCGGGGCGAGCGAAGGTAGCGGCAGAGTTCGACATTGCTCGCGAGGTGGCGTGGCTGTATCGGGTGATGGGCAGTCGGCTGGCCGGACAGGCCGAGCCTTTGCGTCCCGAGGGCGATCGGCAGGTAGAAGTTTTGCAGCCACTGGGGCGTGGAGTGTAG